A portion of the Alphaproteobacteria bacterium genome contains these proteins:
- the mnmA gene encoding tRNA 2-thiouridine(34) synthase MnmA, with translation MNALGIDKPVSQTRVVVAMSGGVDSSVAAALMAEAGYEVIGVTLQLYDHGAAVARKGACCAGQDIHDARNVADRIGIPHYVLDYESRFREAVIDEFADSYLRGETPIPCVRCNQTVKFQDLLATARDLGADALATGHYVRRAAGPGGPALLRAVDADRDQSYFLFATTRGQLDYLRFPLGAMEKPETRVHAERFGLPVADKPDSQDICFVPEGNYARIVERLRPEAHAPGEIVDRAGNVLGRHEGIINFTIGQRRGLGLGGRLEGEDLLYVVRLDPERRRVIVGPRTALGVDRLLLGTVNWIGDGAQPPDDMACSVKLRSTMAPVAARLQTGADGNTVVRLDEPQFGISPGQACVFYDGDRVLGGGWILRQAGEIAA, from the coding sequence ATGAATGCACTGGGTATCGACAAGCCGGTTTCGCAGACCCGCGTCGTTGTCGCGATGTCCGGCGGCGTCGATTCGTCGGTCGCCGCGGCGCTGATGGCGGAGGCCGGGTACGAGGTAATCGGCGTCACCCTGCAGCTCTATGACCATGGGGCCGCCGTTGCCCGGAAGGGCGCGTGCTGCGCCGGGCAGGATATCCACGACGCCCGCAATGTCGCGGACCGGATCGGCATTCCCCATTACGTGCTGGATTACGAAAGCCGCTTCCGCGAAGCGGTGATCGACGAATTCGCCGATTCCTATCTGCGCGGCGAAACGCCGATCCCCTGCGTGCGCTGCAACCAGACGGTCAAGTTCCAGGACCTGCTGGCCACGGCGCGGGACCTTGGCGCGGATGCGCTGGCGACCGGTCATTACGTGCGCCGCGCGGCGGGGCCGGGCGGCCCCGCGCTGCTGCGCGCCGTTGATGCCGACCGGGACCAGAGCTATTTCCTGTTTGCGACGACGCGGGGGCAGCTCGATTACCTGCGCTTCCCGCTGGGCGCGATGGAAAAGCCGGAAACCCGCGTTCATGCGGAACGCTTCGGCCTGCCGGTCGCGGACAAGCCGGACAGCCAGGACATCTGCTTCGTGCCCGAAGGCAATTACGCCCGCATTGTCGAACGGCTGCGGCCCGAAGCCCATGCGCCGGGTGAAATCGTCGACCGGGCCGGCAATGTGCTGGGTCGGCATGAAGGCATCATCAATTTCACGATCGGACAGCGCCGGGGCCTCGGGCTCGGCGGCCGGCTGGAAGGCGAGGATCTGTTGTATGTCGTGCGGCTGGATCCGGAACGCCGCCGCGTAATCGTCGGCCCCCGCACGGCGCTGGGCGTCGACCGGCTGTTGCTGGGGACGGTCAACTGGATCGGCGACGGCGCGCAGCCGCCGGATGACATGGCGTGTTCGGTCAAGCTGCGCTCCACCATGGCGCCAGTAGCGGCCCGTCTGCAAACGGGTGCGGACGGCAATACGGTCGTGCGGCTCGACGAACCGCAATTCGGTATTTCGCCGGGGCAGGCCTGCGTCTTCTATGACGGCGACCGGGTGCTCGGCGGCGGCTGGATATTGCGGCAAGCCGGCGAGATCGCGGCTTAA